The sequence below is a genomic window from Oscillospiraceae bacterium.
TTTGCCAGCACGCACTGGCTGGGCAGAAGGCCCGCCAGCGCCTCCCGCAGCGGCGCGGGCAGGGGGGCCACCGAAACGCCCCGGGGTTCGGCCGCATCGGTGGCCAGAATCCCGGATCCGCCGCTGCTGGTCAGGATCAGAAGGCGGCCGCCCCGGGGGGGCCTCATCAGGGCGGCCAGCTTGCAGAACTCGTAGAATTCCGTCATGGTGTCAGCGCGCATCAGGCCGTATTTTTGACAGAAGACCGAAAAGAGCCTGTCGTCCCCCGCGATGGATTTGGTGTGGGACGCCGCCGCGATGCGCCCGGCGGCCGTGCGCCCGGGCTTCAACACCACGATCGGCTTGCTGGCGGCGGCCCGGGCGGCCTCCTCCAGAAAACCGGAGCCCGCCCCGATGCCCTCGATATTGAGCGCGATGACGTCTGTGTTGGAATCCTCCAGGAAGAAGCGGATAAAATCCACCTCGTCGATGTCCAGCTTGTTGCCCAGCGCCGCAAAGCAGGACACGCCCAGGCCGTCGGCCTCGGCCAGCCGCTCCAGCTCGGCCCCGATGGTGCCGCTCTGGGAGACCACGCCGATCCGCCCCGCGGTGGTGGCCAGGGGCCAGGTCGCGCACAGGCGGTTGGCGGTGTAGTTGATGCCCTGGCAGTTGGGGCCGACCACGCGGATGCCGTGGCGGCGGGCGATCTCCAGCACCTTCCGCTCCAAATCCCCGTTGCCGATCTCGCGAAAGCCGCCGCTGATGATAATCGCGCCCTTGACGCCCTTTTGTCCGGCCTGCTCCAGCGCATCCGGCACCCCCGCCGCGGGGATGCACAGCACCGCCAGATCCACCTGGCCGGGCACATGCTCCAGGCTGGGGCAGCACTTCAGGCCGCACAGGACCGCCTCCCGGGGGTTGACGGGATAGACCGCCCCCTGAAAGCCGCCGTCCACCAGGTTTTGCAGTAGCGTGTGGCCCATTTTCCCCACGGCAGCGGAGGCGCCCACCACGGCGACCGACCGGGCAAAAAGCATATCCCTGAGGGTGTTCACCCCTAACCCCTCTTGTTGAGCCAATCGGCGCTTTCATAGGCCGGGTGGGGGTAGCGGTAGAAGCCCTCCCCGGTCTTGACCCCCATTTTCCCGCCGTCGATGAGCGCCAGCAGCTTGGCGGGGGGCTGGTCGGAGGGATCGCCGCTTTCGCTGTAATAGCTCAGCTCGATGTCGCGGATGACGTCCAGCCCCACAATATCCATCAGCCCGAAGGGGCCGTACGGCGTGCCGAATTCCAGCATAAAGGCCCGGTCCATGTCCTCGTAGTCGCAGTAGTCCTGCTCCCAGAGCTTCAGCGTCTCCTTTTTAATGGCGCGCCAGACCCTGTTGTGGGAAAAGCCCTTAATCTCCTTTTTCGTCACGATGGGGACCAGCTTCAGGTCGTACAGGAAGGTGAGCGCCACCTCGCGGGTGCGCTGCGTCGTGCAGGCGTTCCACATGACCTCCACCAGATCGTCCTTGACGGGGGTCATAAAGTTGATGTTGAAGGTCTTTCCCTTCCTGCTCTGGGTGAGGTTGGCGCCCATGTCGGAGCTCTTCAGGGAGGAACTGTTGCTGGTGAGGTAGGTGTGCTCCGGGGCCAGCCGGTCCACCTCGCTCCACACCTTCTGCTTGAGCTCCAGCCGCTCCGGGACCACCTCGATGACCAGATCGGCGTCCGCCACTCCCTCGGCCAGCTGGCCGGCATAGGTAATCCTGTCCAGGAAGGCCGCGGGGCCGCCGGGAATGGGCCTGCCCTCCTCCCCGTACTGGGTGAGCCAGCCGTCGATTTTCCGCGCCGCGGTCCGCTGCGCCTCCTGGCTCAGGTCGTATATGCGCACCTGCTTGCCGTAAAGTGCGCACCGGAACGCGATTTGGGCCCCCTGCGTCCCCACGCCTACAATCGTCACGCGCTCAATCGTCTCATTTGCCATGTTCATACTCCTCCTTTTGTCCTTGTTGTGCGGAGCGGGATGCCCGCCTGCCAATGACCAGGTGCAATTGGAGTGCCAGATTTTCAGACTGAAAAACAGGGGCCGGACAGCACGCTTTGCGCTGTCCGGCCCCTGTTTTCCTCTGGAACACCCCGTAAAAGGAGGGAATCCGGGCCTACGGGAATTCAAAGGTGAATTGAGCTATTCGTTTTTGAATAGCCCCCGGTACTTGCTGATTTTCCGCGCGGCCGTGGGCTGGCTGATCCGCAGCGCCCTGCCCACATCCACTGTGGTGTGGTATTTCTGATAGGCGTGCATAACCAGCTTGCCCTCGTAATGCTCCAGCGCCTCCTTGAGGCCCATGTCCTCCCGGCCGAACGCCTCGGAGTTGAGCAGCAGCTCACTGGGGATGTGGGCGGTGGTGATATTGTCCTCCACCGAGGTCACGATAAGCTGCTCCAGCACGTTTTCCAGCTCGCGCACGTTTCCGGGCCAGCTATAGGCCAGCAGAAGCCTGCGCGCCTCCAGGGAGAGCCTTTTTTTCTTCCCGTACTTCCGGTTGAGGCGGTAGAAGAGCATGTCTATCAGCGCCTGTAAATCCGCCGGGCGCTCCCGCAGCGGCGGGATCGTCAGCGGCACCACGCTGATCCGGAAAAACAGGTCGGCCCGGAATTTGTTTTCCTTGATCATGGCCTTTAAATCCCGGTTGGTAGCGGTGATCAGCCTGAAATCGACGCCCACCGACTTTACCCCGCCCACGCGGGTGATCCTGCGCTCCTGGAGCGTGTGGAGGAGCTTTACCTGGAGGCCGTGCGACATCTCGCCCACTTCGTCCAAAAACAGGGTGCCGTGGTTGGACAGCTCGATTAGTCCGATCTTACCCTCCCGGCTGGCCCCGGTGAACGCGCCCTTCTCATAGCCGAACAGCTCCGATTCCAGCAGGTTTTCCGGTATGGCGCCGCAGTTGATCTCGATGAAGGGGCCGTCGGCGCGGCGGCTCATCTGGTGCACCAGCTTTGCAATCATGCTCTTGCCCACCCCGGTCTCGCCGGTAATGAGCAGGTTGATGTCCTCCTTCGCCACCAGCTCCGCCACGCCCAGCAGATGCTTCATCTGCTCGCTCTCGGCCACGGGCTTCGGGGTGCGCAGGCTCCTGGCCCGCAGCTCCTTCAGCTCGGCGGAGTAGCGCTCCATCTGCTGCTTTGTCTCGCTGTACTTCTCCTTCAGCTCGTTGAAATTGGAGATGTCCCAGGCGGAGTAGCTCACGACCCATGCGATCTCCCCCTGCTCGTTGAAGATCGGCACGCCGGAGACCAGGATTTTCTCCCCGTATTTGTTGTACTGGATCATCTCGACGCGCTTTTTTTCGCGCAGGACCGCCAAGGTCACGGAGGGCCGGAATACCCCCCGTTTTTCAAGGACCGCCGCGTTGATCCCCACGACCTCACCCGCCTCGACGTCGTGTTTTTTCAGCCAGGTCCCGCTGACCCGCAGCACGGTCCCCTCCCCGTCCATGATGCAGAGATCGTCGTGCAGCTCCTCGATGAAAAAATCCATCAGCTCCTGTACCGTCTGTTGATCGCCCCCCATGGCGCCCACCCCCCTCAGCGGTTTTACAGGCCTATGCTACTATCCGGGACGGCCCTTGTCAACCGGCGCTATTCAAAAATGAATGATTTCCGCCCGCGGGCAGGTCGGCCGCCCCTTGTAAAAGAAAAAATCGTGGGCCGGGCGGGTTTTGCAGCGGCCCGGGTTTCCGCCGCCGCCCCCATTCCGCCGGGGGCTTGGCACCTTGCTTGCTAGCTTATGCGGTAGGCAATCTTTGGAGAGGGGAGGCGGGCGGATCGACATAGCCTGACGGATTTCGACGTGGTATAGTTGTACCGAGTATCGTAAGGGGGATGTGTTATGCTACAGGTTATCTGGGCGGTTACCTTTGCAGGAATTGTATTTTTTGGAATTCTGGCTGGACGAAAGATCAAAAACATCCGCGACTGGGCCCTGGGCGGCAGGACGCTGAGCTGGCTTGACGTGGGCGCGCTGACGGCGGCCTTCCAGATGGGCGGCACCACCATAGTTGGCATCGCGCAGAACGGCTTTTTAATCGGCTACGCCGGCGCGTGGTACAGCATCACCGGCACGCTCGCCATCCTCTGTATGGCGCTGATGGTGGGGCGAATCCGAAAGCGGATGACCAACGACTCGGTGGCGGCCTTTATTGAGGAGCGCTTCAGCAAGCCCACCGCCAAGGTCTACTCCTACTCGTACCTGTTGATGGGCTTTTTCTATATCCCGATCCAGCTGTTCGCCCTGTGCACCATTATCCAGGTTGTGATTCCCAATGCCAGCCTGGCCGTGGCCGCGATTGTCGGGCTGCTGCTGTCGGTCTCGTACAGCGCGCTGTCCGGCATTCAGGGGGCCAAGACCGTGGGCAAGCTGACCTGCCTGCTGGCCTACGTGTTCATCGCAGCGGGCGTCGTTTGGACGCTGTCCAAGGTGGGCGGCTGGGGTGCGCTGTCGGAAAACCTGCCCCACTCCTACTTTACGATGACGACGATGCCGTGGATGACCGTGATCGGCTGGTTCATCACGACCTTTATCGCCTTTATCACCATGCAGGCCGCCATACAGCCGGTGCTGGCGGCCAAGGACGAGCGCCACGCCAAAATCGGCGCGGTGGCGGGCGCCTTCATCTCCCTCCCGATGGGCTTCCTCACGGCGACCTGCGGCCTGATTGCCAAGGTGTCCCTGCCGGAGACCGACAGCGCAAGCGCCTTTGTGGCCACCATCGGCCACTATCTCCCGGTATGGCTGGTCGGCATTATCTTCGGCGCGGTGGCCCTGATTATCGCCACCACGCTCTCCTCCCAGGTGCTGGCCGTCGGCACCATCATGAAGAATATCTACGTGGACGACATTAACAAGAAGGCCGATGATAAAAAGGTCCTCCTGGTCTCCCGCTCCCTCACCTTCCTCTTCTCCGCGCTGACCTTAATCCCCATCTTCCAGATCAGCCGCGCCACCCTGTCCAACATTTTCGTCATTCTCCTGGCCTGCGGAACCGGCCCCATGGCCTTTGCCGTCGCGGGCGGGCTGTACTGGAAGCGGGCCACCAAGCAGGGGGCGCTTTGGAGTATGCTCTCGGGGTTTGCCGTGGGGATTGTCTGGGTCGTTTTGGGCCTCAGCGACAAGCTCCATCCCATCTACCCCATCCTGATCGTCTCCCTGGCGGCCGGCATCCTCATTTCCATCGCCACCGGCGGCCGGCAGGGTGATATAGCCGCGAACGAACCGTAGGCCTATGGGCAAGGAGGTAAAAATGACTTGTATTCAGACACAGAAGGAGCGGGTGTTCTCCCTGATTGAACAATCCCGCGGCGAATTGGCCCAGCTCACCAGCCAGCTCGTCAAGTTCCCCAGCCTCTTTACCAGGGAGGAGGAGATTCAGCGCTACCTCGCGCAGAGGCTCCGGGACATGGGGGTCGATGCGCTGGACGTCTGGTACCCGGATATGGAGGAGATGCGCAAGCACCCGGCCTACTGCTCCGCGCGGACGGATTTCAGCACCAGCCCGGTGGTGGTGGGCACCTTCCGCGGGACGGGCGGCGGGCGTTCCCTGATTCTGAACGGGCACGTGGACGTGGTGCCCGAGGGGGACGGCTGGGACGCCTCCCCATGGAGCGGCGAAATTACCCAGGACCGCGTCTGGGGCAGGGGCTCCGGCGATATGAAGGCCGGGATCGCGGCCAACCTAGTGGCCCTGGAGGCCATTCGCAGAGTGGGGATCCGCCTGAAGGGCGACGTGCTGCTGGAGACGGTGGTGGATGAGGAAAACGGTGGCATGGGCTCGCTGGCCACCATTGTGCGCGGCTACCGGGCGGACGGCGTCCTGATTCCCGAGTGCACCGGCATGAACGTCGTCAACACCACGATTGGAAGCACCTGGGTGCGTATTACCGTCCACGGGAAGGCGGCCATCCTGGCCAACGCCAACGAGGGGGTGAGCGCCATTCAGAAGTGCATGTACCTGTGCGCCAAGCTGGAGGAGCTGGAGTTGGAGCGGACCGGCAGGCTGGCCCACCCTATGCTCTCCCGCTTCCCGACACCCTTCAAAATCAACGTCGGCAAGCTGAACGCGGGGATCTGGCCCTCCTCGGTGCCGGATCTGGCCGTGATGGAAATCCGCTACGGGATGTCGCCCATGGAGACGGTGGAGCAGGCC
It includes:
- the argE gene encoding acetylornithine deacetylase; translation: MTCIQTQKERVFSLIEQSRGELAQLTSQLVKFPSLFTREEEIQRYLAQRLRDMGVDALDVWYPDMEEMRKHPAYCSARTDFSTSPVVVGTFRGTGGGRSLILNGHVDVVPEGDGWDASPWSGEITQDRVWGRGSGDMKAGIAANLVALEAIRRVGIRLKGDVLLETVVDEENGGMGSLATIVRGYRADGVLIPECTGMNVVNTTIGSTWVRITVHGKAAILANANEGVSAIQKCMYLCAKLEELELERTGRLAHPMLSRFPTPFKINVGKLNAGIWPSSVPDLAVMEIRYGMSPMETVEQAKREFEEFLARVCGEDPWLCENRPELEWLGTCWQPMSVDEDNELIQLTKANTQFVRKQAVQVTGMAYAADGALYTRYLGIPFVLIGPGGLQEAHQVNEFVSIGDTVDTCKIIAATVLDWCGCEPADGA
- a CDS encoding sodium:proline symporter — protein: MLQVIWAVTFAGIVFFGILAGRKIKNIRDWALGGRTLSWLDVGALTAAFQMGGTTIVGIAQNGFLIGYAGAWYSITGTLAILCMALMVGRIRKRMTNDSVAAFIEERFSKPTAKVYSYSYLLMGFFYIPIQLFALCTIIQVVIPNASLAVAAIVGLLLSVSYSALSGIQGAKTVGKLTCLLAYVFIAAGVVWTLSKVGGWGALSENLPHSYFTMTTMPWMTVIGWFITTFIAFITMQAAIQPVLAAKDERHAKIGAVAGAFISLPMGFLTATCGLIAKVSLPETDSASAFVATIGHYLPVWLVGIIFGAVALIIATTLSSQVLAVGTIMKNIYVDDINKKADDKKVLLVSRSLTFLFSALTLIPIFQISRATLSNIFVILLACGTGPMAFAVAGGLYWKRATKQGALWSMLSGFAVGIVWVVLGLSDKLHPIYPILIVSLAAGILISIATGGRQGDIAANEP
- a CDS encoding RNA polymerase subunit sigma-54; its protein translation is MGGDQQTVQELMDFFIEELHDDLCIMDGEGTVLRVSGTWLKKHDVEAGEVVGINAAVLEKRGVFRPSVTLAVLREKKRVEMIQYNKYGEKILVSGVPIFNEQGEIAWVVSYSAWDISNFNELKEKYSETKQQMERYSAELKELRARSLRTPKPVAESEQMKHLLGVAELVAKEDINLLITGETGVGKSMIAKLVHQMSRRADGPFIEINCGAIPENLLESELFGYEKGAFTGASREGKIGLIELSNHGTLFLDEVGEMSHGLQVKLLHTLQERRITRVGGVKSVGVDFRLITATNRDLKAMIKENKFRADLFFRISVVPLTIPPLRERPADLQALIDMLFYRLNRKYGKKKRLSLEARRLLLAYSWPGNVRELENVLEQLIVTSVEDNITTAHIPSELLLNSEAFGREDMGLKEALEHYEGKLVMHAYQKYHTTVDVGRALRISQPTAARKISKYRGLFKNE
- a CDS encoding hypothetical protein (frameshifted, insertion at around 1005609), whose translation is MNTLRDMLFARSVAVVGASAAVGKMGHTLLQNLVDGGFQGAVYPVNPREAVLCGLKCCPSLEHVPGQVDLAVLCIPAAGVPDALEQAGQKGVKGAIIISGGFREIGNGDLERKVLEIARRHGIRVVGPNCQGINYTANRLCATWPLATTAGRIGVVSQSGTIGAELERLAEADGLGVSCFAALGNKLDIDEVDFIRFFLEDSNTDVIALNIEGIGAGSGFLEEAARAAASKPIVVLKPGRTAAGRIAAASHTKSIAGDDRLFSVFCQKYGLMRADTMTEFYEFCKLAALMRPPRGGRLLILTSSGGSGILATDAAEPRGVSVAPLPAPLREALAGLLPSQCVLANPLDLTGDATAQRYEAVLRLLAREGGAYFDAVLAIFGDPIPGAADVVARFRTYAELPVLVSYLGGGRVQEEETGRMNRMGIPVFPAPERAVAALAALLGSKGKRGEARA
- a CDS encoding 3-hydroxybutyryl-CoA dehydrogenase encodes the protein MANETIERVTIVGVGTQGAQIAFRCALYGKQVRIYDLSQEAQRTAARKIDGWLTQYGEEGRPIPGGPAAFLDRITYAGQLAEGVADADLVIEVVPERLELKQKVWSEVDRLAPEHTYLTSNSSSLKSSDMGANLTQSRKGKTFNINFMTPVKDDLVEVMWNACTTQRTREVALTFLYDLKLVPIVTKKEIKGFSHNRVWRAIKKETLKLWEQDYCDYEDMDRAFMLEFGTPYGPFGLMDIVGLDVIRDIELSYYSESGDPSDQPPAKLLALIDGGKMGVKTGEGFYRYPHPAYESADWLNKRG